A window of Leclercia adecarboxylata contains these coding sequences:
- the aspS gene encoding aspartate--tRNA ligase produces the protein MRTEYCGQLRQSHVGQQVTLCGWVNRRRDLGSLIFIDMRDREGIVQVFFDPDRADALKLAAELRNEFCIQVTGTVRARDEKNINSDMATGEIEVLATDLTIINRSDSLPLDFNHVNTEEARLKYRYLDLRRPEMAERLKTRAKITSLVRRFMDDHGFLDIETPMLTKATPEGARDYLVPSRVHKGKFYALPQSPQLFKQLLMMSGFDRYYQIVKCFRDEDLRADRQPEFTQIDVETSFMTAEQVREVMQALVRSLWQDVKGVDLGDFPVMTFAEAERRYGSDKPDLRNPMELVDVADLLKDVEFAVFSGPANDPKGRVAALRVPGGASLSRKQIDDYGNFIKIYGAKGLAYIKVTERAKGIEGITSPVAKFLNAEIVESILARTEAQDGDMIFFGADNKKVVADALGALRLKLGKDLSLTDEAKWAPLWVIDFPMFEDDGEGGLTAMHHPFTSPKEMTAAELKAAPEEAVANAYDMVINGYEVGGGSVRIHSGDMQQTVFGILGINEQEQREKFGFLLDALKYGTPPHAGLAFGLDRLTMLLTGTDNIRDVIAFPKTTAAACLMTEAPSFANPASLSELGIDVVKKEEKN, from the coding sequence ATGCGTACAGAATATTGCGGGCAGCTGCGTCAGTCCCACGTCGGACAGCAGGTGACCCTGTGTGGTTGGGTCAACCGTCGTCGTGATCTTGGCAGCCTTATCTTTATCGATATGCGCGACCGTGAAGGCATCGTGCAGGTGTTTTTCGATCCAGACCGCGCCGATGCGTTAAAGCTGGCTGCTGAACTGCGTAACGAGTTCTGCATCCAGGTGACCGGTACCGTGCGTGCGCGTGACGAAAAGAACATCAACAGCGACATGGCGACCGGCGAAATCGAAGTGCTGGCGACCGATCTGACCATCATTAACCGTTCAGATTCACTGCCGCTGGACTTCAACCACGTCAATACCGAAGAAGCGCGTCTGAAGTATCGCTACCTCGACCTGCGTCGCCCGGAAATGGCCGAGCGCCTGAAAACCCGTGCGAAAATCACCAGCCTGGTGCGCCGCTTTATGGACGATCACGGTTTCCTCGATATCGAAACCCCGATGCTGACCAAAGCGACCCCGGAAGGCGCGCGTGACTACCTCGTGCCATCCCGTGTTCATAAAGGCAAATTCTACGCGCTGCCGCAGTCTCCACAGCTGTTCAAACAGCTGCTGATGATGTCCGGTTTCGACCGCTACTATCAGATCGTGAAATGCTTCCGTGACGAAGACCTGCGTGCTGACCGTCAGCCAGAATTTACCCAGATCGACGTCGAAACCTCCTTCATGACCGCTGAACAAGTGCGTGAAGTGATGCAAGCGCTGGTACGCAGCTTGTGGCAGGACGTGAAGGGCGTGGATCTGGGCGACTTCCCTGTCATGACCTTCGCTGAGGCGGAACGTCGCTACGGCTCTGACAAACCAGACCTGCGCAACCCGATGGAGCTGGTAGACGTTGCTGACCTGCTGAAAGACGTGGAGTTCGCGGTCTTCTCTGGCCCGGCCAACGATCCGAAAGGCCGCGTCGCCGCGCTGCGCGTACCGGGCGGTGCAAGCCTGAGCCGTAAGCAGATTGACGACTACGGCAATTTCATCAAGATCTACGGTGCGAAAGGCCTGGCTTACATCAAAGTCACCGAGCGCGCGAAAGGCATCGAGGGCATCACCAGCCCGGTGGCGAAATTCCTGAATGCTGAGATCGTCGAATCCATTCTGGCGCGTACCGAAGCCCAGGACGGCGACATGATCTTCTTCGGCGCCGACAACAAGAAAGTGGTTGCCGACGCGCTGGGCGCGCTGCGTCTGAAGCTGGGCAAAGATCTGAGCCTGACTGACGAAGCCAAATGGGCGCCGCTGTGGGTTATCGACTTCCCGATGTTCGAAGACGACGGCGAAGGCGGTCTGACCGCAATGCACCACCCGTTCACCTCGCCAAAAGAGATGACCGCGGCAGAGCTGAAAGCGGCACCGGAAGAGGCGGTCGCTAACGCCTACGACATGGTGATCAACGGTTACGAAGTGGGCGGCGGTTCCGTACGTATCCACAGCGGCGACATGCAGCAGACCGTGTTTGGCATTCTGGGCATTAACGAACAAGAGCAGCGCGAGAAGTTTGGCTTCCTGCTGGACGCCCTGAAGTACGGCACACCGCCGCATGCAGGCCTGGCGTTTGGTCTGGACCGTCTGACCATGCTGCTGACCGGCACCGACAACATTCGTGATGTTATCGCCTTCCCGAAAACCACCGCCGCTGCGTGTCTGATGACCGAAGCGCCAAGCTTCGCTAACCCGGCCTCCCTGAGCGAACTGGGTATCGACGTGGTGAAAAAGGAAGAGAAAAACTGA
- the ruvA gene encoding Holliday junction branch migration protein RuvA has translation MIGRLRGIILEKQPPIVLLEAAGVGYEVHMPMTCFYELPDAGKEAIVFTHFVVREDAQLLFGFNNKQERTLFKELIKTNGVGPKLALAILSGMSAPQFVNAVEREDPAALIKLPGIGKKTAERLIVEMKDRFKGLHGDLFTPAADLVLTSPSGPATDDAEQEAVAALVALGYKPQEASRMVSKVAKPDATSETLIREALRAAL, from the coding sequence GTGATAGGCAGACTCAGAGGCATCATCTTAGAAAAACAACCCCCGATAGTGCTGCTGGAAGCCGCAGGCGTAGGCTATGAAGTGCATATGCCGATGACCTGCTTCTATGAGTTACCGGACGCGGGCAAGGAAGCGATTGTCTTCACCCACTTCGTGGTGCGTGAAGATGCTCAACTGCTGTTTGGCTTTAACAACAAGCAGGAGCGTACTCTTTTTAAAGAGCTGATTAAAACCAACGGCGTGGGGCCAAAACTGGCGCTGGCGATCCTCTCCGGAATGTCGGCTCCGCAGTTTGTTAACGCCGTTGAGCGCGAAGATCCCGCCGCCCTGATTAAACTCCCGGGCATCGGTAAGAAAACGGCCGAGCGCCTGATTGTCGAGATGAAAGACCGCTTCAAAGGTCTGCATGGCGATCTGTTTACCCCTGCAGCCGACCTGGTGCTGACTTCGCCGTCGGGCCCGGCCACAGACGATGCGGAACAGGAAGCGGTTGCCGCGCTGGTGGCGCTGGGCTATAAACCTCAGGAAGCGAGCCGGATGGTCAGCAAAGTGGCTAAACCGGACGCTACCAGTGAAACCCTGATTCGTGAAGCGCTTCGCGCCGCATTGTGA
- the cmoA gene encoding carboxy-S-adenosyl-L-methionine synthase CmoA, which translates to MSDRDTLFSAPIASLGDWTFDERVAEVFPDMIQRSVPGYSNIISMIGMLAERFVQPDTQVYDLGCSLGAATLSVRRNIKHDGCKIIAVDNSPAMVERCRRHIDAWKAPTPVEVVEGDIRHIEIKNASMVVLNFTLQFLVPDDRQLLLDKIYQGLNPGGALVLSEKFSFEDATVGELLFNMHHDFKRANGYSELEISQKRSMLENVMLTDSVEAHKARLHKAGFEHSELWFQCFNFGSLVALKGGNA; encoded by the coding sequence ATGTCAGATCGCGACACGCTTTTTTCTGCGCCTATCGCCAGTCTGGGCGACTGGACCTTCGATGAACGGGTGGCTGAAGTCTTCCCGGATATGATCCAGCGCTCGGTCCCCGGCTATTCCAATATCATCTCCATGATCGGCATGCTGGCGGAACGTTTTGTTCAGCCGGACACGCAGGTCTACGATCTGGGATGCTCGCTGGGCGCAGCTACGCTGTCGGTTCGTCGTAACATTAAGCACGACGGATGCAAAATTATCGCCGTGGATAACTCTCCGGCGATGGTCGAACGCTGCCGCCGTCATATCGATGCCTGGAAAGCGCCCACCCCGGTTGAGGTGGTCGAGGGCGATATCCGCCATATCGAAATCAAAAACGCCTCCATGGTGGTGCTGAATTTTACCCTGCAATTCCTGGTGCCTGACGATCGTCAGCTGTTGCTGGACAAAATTTATCAGGGGCTGAACCCCGGTGGCGCGCTGGTGCTGTCGGAAAAGTTCAGCTTTGAAGATGCCACCGTTGGTGAGCTGCTGTTCAACATGCACCACGATTTCAAACGTGCCAACGGCTACAGCGAGCTGGAGATCAGCCAGAAGCGCAGCATGCTGGAGAACGTGATGCTGACCGACTCGGTTGAAGCCCACAAAGCCCGTCTGCACAAGGCCGGTTTCGAACACAGCGAGCTGTGGTTCCAGTGCTTTAACTTTGGCTCACTGGTGGCGCTGAAAGGCGGTAACGCATGA
- the ruvB gene encoding Holliday junction branch migration DNA helicase RuvB, translating to MIEADRLVSAGNVQAEDLVDRAIRPKLLDEYIGQPQVRSQMEIFIQAAKLRGDALDHLLIFGPPGLGKTTLANIVANEMGVNLRTTSGPVLEKAGDLAAMLTNLEPHDVLFIDEIHRLSPVVEEVLYPAMEDYQLDIMIGEGPAARSIKIDLPPFTLIGATTRAGSLTSPLRDRFGIVQRLEFYQVPDLQHIVSRSARYMGLDMSEEGAFEVAKRSRGTPRIANRLLRRVRDFAEVKHDGTISLDIAAQALDMLNVDAEGFDYMDRKLLLAVLDKFFGGPVGLDNLAAAIGEERETIEDVLEPYLIQQGFLQRTPRGRMATVRAWDHFGITPPQMP from the coding sequence ATGATTGAAGCAGACCGTCTGGTCTCGGCAGGCAACGTTCAGGCAGAAGATCTGGTGGACAGGGCGATCCGCCCGAAGCTGCTTGATGAGTATATTGGCCAGCCGCAAGTGCGCTCGCAGATGGAGATCTTCATCCAGGCGGCGAAACTTCGCGGCGATGCCCTCGACCACCTGCTGATTTTCGGCCCGCCGGGACTCGGAAAAACCACGCTTGCCAATATTGTCGCCAACGAGATGGGCGTGAACCTGCGCACTACCTCCGGCCCGGTGCTGGAAAAGGCGGGCGACCTGGCGGCGATGCTGACCAACCTTGAACCCCACGACGTGCTGTTTATCGATGAGATTCACCGCCTGTCGCCGGTGGTGGAAGAGGTGCTCTATCCGGCGATGGAAGACTACCAGCTGGATATCATGATTGGCGAAGGCCCGGCCGCGCGTTCGATTAAAATCGATCTGCCGCCTTTCACGCTGATTGGCGCCACCACCCGCGCGGGGTCGTTAACCTCGCCGCTGCGCGATCGTTTCGGCATCGTCCAGCGCCTTGAGTTTTATCAGGTGCCCGATCTCCAGCACATTGTGAGTCGCAGCGCGCGCTACATGGGGCTGGATATGAGCGAGGAGGGGGCCTTCGAAGTGGCGAAGCGTTCCCGCGGCACGCCGCGTATCGCCAACCGCCTGCTGCGCAGGGTGCGTGATTTTGCCGAAGTGAAACACGACGGCACCATTTCGCTGGATATCGCTGCCCAGGCGCTGGATATGCTGAACGTCGATGCCGAAGGTTTTGATTATATGGACCGCAAGCTGCTGCTGGCGGTGCTGGATAAATTCTTTGGCGGGCCGGTCGGGCTGGATAACCTGGCGGCGGCGATTGGCGAAGAGCGGGAAACCATCGAGGATGTGCTGGAGCCGTATCTGATCCAGCAGGGCTTTTTACAGCGTACGCCGCGCGGGCGCATGGCGACGGTAAGAGCCTGGGATCACTTTGGCATTACGCCGCCGCAGATGCCGTAA
- the nudB gene encoding dihydroneopterin triphosphate diphosphatase, producing MTYKLPVSVLVIIYAEDTKRVLMLQRRDDPAFWQSVTGSLEEGETALQAAAREVKEEVTIDVAREQLTLKDCQRTVDFEIFSHLRHRYAPGTERNTESWFCLALPHEREIVFTEHLTYRWVNAAEAAALTKSWSNRQAIEEFVINAA from the coding sequence ATGACATATAAGCTTCCCGTTTCCGTGTTAGTGATCATTTATGCAGAAGACACGAAGCGGGTGCTGATGTTACAGCGACGCGACGATCCCGCCTTCTGGCAGTCGGTTACCGGCAGCCTGGAGGAGGGAGAAACCGCGTTGCAGGCCGCCGCGCGCGAAGTAAAGGAAGAGGTCACCATTGACGTTGCCCGCGAGCAACTGACCCTGAAGGACTGTCAGCGCACGGTGGATTTTGAAATCTTTAGCCATTTACGTCATCGCTATGCGCCGGGGACCGAACGCAATACAGAATCCTGGTTCTGCCTTGCGCTTCCTCACGAGCGGGAGATCGTGTTCACCGAACATTTGACCTACCGCTGGGTTAATGCGGCCGAAGCCGCAGCGTTAACCAAGTCGTGGAGCAACCGGCAGGCGATTGAAGAATTTGTAATTAACGCCGCCTGA
- a CDS encoding hydrolase: protein MFTLDAARTALVVIDLQEGILPFAGGPHTAQDVVSRSARLAEKCRASGAPVVMVRVGWSADFAEALKQPVDAQGAAHALPDNWWDYPLSLGKQESDIEVTKRQWGAFYGTDLELQLRRRGIDTIILCGIATNIGVESTARNAWELGFNLVIAEDACSTATTEQHQASMTHIFPRIARVRSTDEIISAL from the coding sequence ATGTTCACACTCGACGCCGCCCGTACCGCCCTTGTGGTAATTGATTTACAGGAAGGTATCCTGCCCTTTGCCGGGGGTCCGCATACCGCCCAGGATGTGGTCAGCCGCAGCGCACGTCTGGCAGAAAAATGCCGCGCCAGCGGCGCGCCGGTAGTAATGGTGCGCGTGGGCTGGTCCGCCGATTTCGCCGAGGCGCTGAAGCAGCCGGTGGATGCCCAGGGCGCGGCCCATGCCCTGCCGGACAACTGGTGGGACTATCCGCTGTCGCTCGGCAAGCAGGAAAGCGATATCGAAGTGACCAAACGCCAGTGGGGTGCCTTCTACGGTACCGATCTGGAGCTACAGCTGCGCCGTCGCGGCATCGACACTATAATTCTGTGCGGGATCGCTACCAACATTGGCGTGGAATCCACTGCGCGCAACGCCTGGGAGCTGGGCTTTAATCTGGTGATCGCCGAAGATGCCTGTAGCACGGCCACCACCGAGCAGCACCAGGCCAGCATGACCCATATCTTCCCGCGCATTGCCCGGGTACGCAGCACCGACGAGATTATCAGCGCACTATGA
- a CDS encoding DUF72 domain-containing protein gives MIYLGLPQWSHPKWVRLGITGLEEYARHFNCVEGNTTLYALPKPEVVARWREQTGDDFRFCFKFPATISHQAALRNCDDLTAEFFTRLSPLSDRIGQYWVQLPATFGPRDLPALWQFLDALPREFTYGVEVRHPEFFIKGEAEKALNRGLHERGVNRTILDSRPVHAATPHNEAIIEAQRKKPKVPVHAVMTANNPMVRFIGSDNMPQNQVLFAVWLQTLAKWEQTATPYLFLHTPDIAQAPELVDALWQALQAVAPSIGNAPTIPQQSSLF, from the coding sequence ATGATCTATCTGGGGTTACCCCAATGGTCGCACCCGAAATGGGTGCGGCTGGGGATTACCGGTCTCGAAGAATATGCCCGCCACTTTAACTGTGTGGAGGGCAATACCACGCTGTACGCGCTGCCTAAACCCGAGGTCGTGGCGCGCTGGCGGGAACAGACCGGCGACGACTTCCGCTTCTGCTTTAAATTCCCGGCCACCATCTCCCATCAGGCCGCGCTGCGTAACTGTGATGATTTAACCGCCGAGTTTTTCACCCGTCTGTCGCCGCTTTCCGACCGCATCGGCCAGTACTGGGTGCAGCTCCCCGCCACCTTCGGGCCCCGGGATCTGCCCGCGCTCTGGCAGTTTCTCGACGCCCTGCCACGGGAATTTACCTACGGCGTTGAAGTCCGTCATCCTGAATTCTTTATAAAAGGCGAAGCCGAGAAAGCGCTTAACCGGGGCCTGCACGAGCGTGGTGTCAACCGGACGATCCTCGACAGCCGTCCCGTTCATGCCGCCACGCCGCACAACGAAGCCATCATCGAGGCGCAGCGCAAAAAACCGAAGGTGCCGGTGCATGCGGTGATGACCGCCAACAATCCGATGGTGCGGTTTATCGGCAGCGATAATATGCCGCAAAACCAGGTGCTGTTTGCCGTCTGGTTGCAGACCCTGGCGAAGTGGGAACAGACCGCCACGCCCTATCTTTTTTTACATACCCCCGATATCGCCCAGGCGCCGGAACTGGTCGATGCTCTCTGGCAGGCCTTGCAGGCCGTGGCGCCGTCCATCGGCAACGCCCCCACTATTCCGCAGCAATCTTCTCTTTTCTGA
- a CDS encoding YebC/PmpR family DNA-binding transcriptional regulator gives MAGHSKWANTKHRKAAQDAKRGKIFTKIIRELVTAARLGGGDAGSNPRLRAAIDKALSNNMTRDTLNRAIARGVGGDEDANMETIIYEGYGPGGTAVMIECLSDNRNRTVAEVRHAFTKTGGNLGTDGSVAYLFSKKGVISFEKGDEDAIMEAALEAGAEDVVTYDDGAIDVYTAWEEMGAVRDALEAAGLKADAAEVTMIPSTKADMDAETAPKLLRLIDMLEDCDDVQEVYHNGEISDEVAATL, from the coding sequence ATGGCAGGTCATAGTAAGTGGGCCAACACCAAACACCGCAAAGCGGCACAGGATGCCAAACGCGGTAAGATCTTCACCAAAATCATTCGTGAGCTGGTCACCGCAGCGCGTCTGGGTGGCGGCGATGCCGGCTCTAACCCGCGTCTGCGTGCCGCGATCGATAAAGCGCTGAGCAACAACATGACCCGTGACACCCTGAACCGTGCTATCGCCCGTGGCGTAGGCGGCGATGAAGACGCGAACATGGAAACCATCATTTATGAAGGCTACGGTCCTGGCGGCACGGCGGTGATGATTGAATGTCTGTCCGACAACCGTAACCGTACCGTTGCCGAAGTGCGCCATGCCTTCACCAAAACCGGGGGCAACCTGGGCACTGACGGTTCCGTTGCGTATCTGTTCAGCAAGAAGGGCGTGATCTCCTTCGAGAAAGGCGACGAAGACGCGATCATGGAAGCGGCGCTGGAAGCCGGAGCTGAAGACGTTGTGACTTATGACGACGGCGCGATTGACGTCTATACCGCGTGGGAAGAGATGGGCGCAGTGCGTGATGCTCTGGAAGCGGCGGGCCTGAAAGCCGATGCGGCTGAAGTCACCATGATCCCATCTACCAAAGCGGACATGGATGCGGAAACCGCACCGAAACTGCTGCGTCTGATCGACATGCTCGAAGATTGCGACGACGTGCAGGAAGTTTACCACAACGGTGAAATCTCCGACGAGGTTGCGGCTACGCTGTAA
- the ruvC gene encoding crossover junction endodeoxyribonuclease RuvC → MAIILGIDPGSRITGYGVIRQVGRQLTYLGSGCIRTKVEDLPSRLKLIYAGVTEIITQFQPDYFAIEQVFMAKNADSALKLGQARGVAIVAAVNQDLPVFEYAARQVKQTVVGNGGADKSQVQHMVRTLLKLPANPQADAADALAIAITHCHVSQNAMQISESRLNLARGRLR, encoded by the coding sequence ATGGCAATTATTCTCGGTATCGACCCGGGCTCACGCATCACCGGTTATGGCGTTATCCGTCAGGTCGGGCGTCAGTTGACCTACCTGGGCAGTGGCTGTATCCGTACCAAAGTGGAAGATCTGCCGTCGCGCCTGAAGCTCATTTACGCGGGCGTGACGGAGATCATCACCCAGTTCCAGCCGGACTATTTCGCCATCGAACAGGTGTTTATGGCGAAGAACGCCGACTCGGCGCTGAAGCTTGGTCAGGCGCGCGGCGTGGCGATTGTCGCTGCGGTGAACCAGGATCTGCCGGTGTTTGAATACGCCGCGCGGCAGGTCAAGCAAACCGTGGTGGGGAACGGTGGCGCAGATAAAAGCCAGGTGCAGCACATGGTGCGCACCCTGTTAAAACTGCCCGCTAATCCACAGGCTGATGCCGCCGATGCGCTGGCCATTGCCATTACCCATTGTCACGTTAGCCAGAACGCGATGCAGATTAGCGAGTCGCGGCTTAACCTGGCCCGCGGACGATTACGCTAA
- a CDS encoding MAPEG family protein, which yields MVCALYAVLGALLLIKFSFDVARLRMSYRVSYGDGGFSELQTAIRIHGNAVEYIPAALILLLFMEMNGAETWMVHVCGLLLILGRLMHYYGLHQRLFRWRRSGMSATWCSLVLMVLANLWYMPWELVFSVH from the coding sequence ATGGTTTGCGCGCTGTATGCGGTGCTGGGTGCGTTACTGTTAATCAAGTTTTCGTTCGATGTTGCGCGCCTGCGGATGTCGTACCGCGTCTCTTACGGCGACGGAGGGTTCTCTGAACTGCAGACCGCGATCCGCATTCATGGCAATGCGGTGGAATACATTCCGGCGGCCCTGATTTTGCTGCTGTTTATGGAAATGAACGGCGCGGAGACCTGGATGGTGCATGTCTGCGGCCTGCTGCTGATCCTTGGACGCCTGATGCACTACTATGGCCTTCATCAGCGCCTGTTCCGCTGGCGCCGCTCCGGCATGAGCGCCACCTGGTGTTCGCTTGTGCTAATGGTGCTGGCTAACCTGTGGTATATGCCCTGGGAGTTGGTTTTCTCCGTGCATTAG
- the znuB gene encoding zinc ABC transporter permease subunit ZnuB, with protein MIELLLPGWLAGMMLACAAGPLGSFVVWRRMSYFGDTLAHASLLGVAFGLLLDVNPFYAVIAVTLLLAAGLVWLEKRPHLAVDTLLGIMAHSALSLGLVVVSLMSNIRVDLMAYLFGDLLAVTPDDLIAIAIGVMIVLAILLWQWRSLLAMTISPDLAFVDGVKLQRVKLLLMLVTALTIGVAMKFVGALIITSLLIIPAATARRFARTPEQMAGVAVGVGMIAVTGGLTFSAFYDTPAGPSVVLCAATLFIFSMMKKPAS; from the coding sequence ATGATTGAACTCTTACTGCCCGGCTGGCTGGCCGGGATGATGCTCGCCTGCGCGGCGGGTCCACTGGGCTCGTTTGTCGTCTGGCGCCGGATGTCCTACTTTGGCGATACGCTGGCGCACGCCTCTCTGCTGGGCGTCGCCTTTGGTTTACTGCTGGATGTGAATCCTTTTTACGCGGTGATTGCGGTGACCCTGCTGCTCGCGGCAGGTCTGGTGTGGCTGGAAAAACGCCCGCACCTGGCGGTGGATACCCTGCTTGGGATCATGGCCCACAGCGCCCTGTCGCTGGGTCTGGTGGTGGTGAGCCTGATGTCCAATATTCGCGTGGATTTAATGGCCTATCTGTTTGGCGATCTGCTGGCGGTCACGCCGGACGACCTGATCGCCATCGCCATCGGGGTAATGATTGTCCTGGCTATTCTGCTCTGGCAGTGGCGCAGCCTGCTGGCGATGACCATTAGCCCGGATTTAGCCTTTGTTGATGGCGTGAAGCTGCAGCGCGTAAAACTGCTCCTGATGCTGGTTACCGCGTTGACTATTGGCGTGGCGATGAAGTTTGTCGGGGCGTTGATCATCACCTCCCTGCTGATTATCCCCGCTGCTACCGCGCGTCGTTTTGCCCGTACGCCGGAACAAATGGCCGGTGTGGCCGTGGGTGTGGGGATGATTGCGGTGACTGGCGGATTAACCTTCTCGGCGTTTTATGACACCCCAGCCGGGCCGTCCGTGGTGCTGTGTGCGGCTACGCTGTTTATCTTCAGCATGATGAAGAAGCCTGCCAGTTAA